CCTCGGCCTGCCCGGCATGGCACCACCCGGCGAGGACGCCGCCCACGAAGCGGGCGGCGTGCGGTGGCTGATGTCCTCCGACGTGTGCAAGCACTGCACCCACGCCGCCTGCCTCGACGTGTGCCCGACCGGTGCGCTGATCCGCACCGAACACGGCACCGTGTTCGTCCAGGACGACATCTGCAACGGCTGCGGCTACTGCGTGCCCGCCTGCCCCTACGGGGTGATCGACATCCGGCCCGGCGACGGCGGCGCGTTCAAGTGCACGATGTGCCAGGACCGGCTCGGCGCCGGGCTCGCCCCGGCCTGCGCCACGGCGTGCCCCACCGAGTCCATCCAGTTCGGGCCGCTCGACGAACTGCGCGAACGCGCCGCGCTGCGCGTCGACGAGCTGCACGGACGCGGCGAGACCGGTGCGCGGCTCTACGGCCACGAACCCGACGACGGCGTCGGGGGAGACGGCGCCTTCTTCCTGCTGCTCGACGAACCCGAGGTGTACGGACTGCCACCGGACCCGGTGGTGACCACCCGGGACCTGCCGTCGATGTGGCGCCACGCCGGGGCCGCAGCCGGTGCGGCGGCGGCCGTCATCGCGGCCTGCTTCGTCGGAAGGCGCCGGTGATGGGCCGGCGCAGGGGCAAGGGCCGCGGCGAATCGATCGTGCCGGACGCGGAGTTCCGCTCCTACTACGGCCGCCAGATCATCAAGACCCCTACGTGGAAGGTGCCCGACGTCCCGGCCTACCTGTTCCTCGGCGGCCTCGCCGGAGCCTCCGCCACCATGGCGGCGCTGGCGGACCTGACGGGACGGCCTCGACTGCGCGGAGCCGGGCGGCTGGCCGCGGCCGCCGGAGCGGGCGCCAGCGTCATCGCGCTCATCCACGACCTGGGCAGGCCCGCCCGGTTCCTGCACATGCTGCGGGTGTTCAAACCGACCTCGCCGCTGAGCGTCGGCTCCTGGATCCTCGCGCCGTTCTCCGGGGTCGCCGCCGCAGCCGCCGCCAGCGAGGTCACCGGGCTGCTACCCGGACTCGGCAGGCTCAGCGGACTCGTCTCCGGGCTGGTGGCGCCCGCGATGACGACCTACACGGCGGTGCTGCTCGCCGACACCGCCGTGCCCGGCTGGCACGAGGTGCACCGGGAACTGCCGTTCGTGTTCGCGGGCAGCGCCGTGTCCACCGCGGGCGGTCTCGCGCTGCTGAGCGTTCCCGTCGGCGAAGCGGGCCCCGCGCGGCGCATGGCGGTCGCGGGCGCGGTGCTGGAGCTGGGCGCGGAGGAACTCATGCTCCGCGACGCCGGGCTCGTCGCCGAGGCCTACCGCAC
This window of the Saccharopolyspora gloriosae genome carries:
- a CDS encoding 4Fe-4S dicluster domain-containing protein, encoding MADRTEQHRLSGPLADPAADAGYTEHPERVGFFTDTSVCIGCKACEVACKEWNLLPEDGLELTGMSYDNTGDLGASTWRHVAFVEQEVTTTDLGLPGMAPPGEDAAHEAGGVRWLMSSDVCKHCTHAACLDVCPTGALIRTEHGTVFVQDDICNGCGYCVPACPYGVIDIRPGDGGAFKCTMCQDRLGAGLAPACATACPTESIQFGPLDELRERAALRVDELHGRGETGARLYGHEPDDGVGGDGAFFLLLDEPEVYGLPPDPVVTTRDLPSMWRHAGAAAGAAAAVIAACFVGRRR
- the nrfD gene encoding NrfD/PsrC family molybdoenzyme membrane anchor subunit, with the translated sequence MGRRRGKGRGESIVPDAEFRSYYGRQIIKTPTWKVPDVPAYLFLGGLAGASATMAALADLTGRPRLRGAGRLAAAAGAGASVIALIHDLGRPARFLHMLRVFKPTSPLSVGSWILAPFSGVAAAAAASEVTGLLPGLGRLSGLVSGLVAPAMTTYTAVLLADTAVPGWHEVHRELPFVFAGSAVSTAGGLALLSVPVGEAGPARRMAVAGAVLELGAEELMLRDAGLVAEAYRTGTPGAVLRAAKALTCVAAVATAVAGRDRRVAAVAGLCLGVAGAATRYGIFEAGRVSARDPKYTVVPQRERLARTESE